Genomic segment of Paenibacillus polymyxa:
TTTGTTGATTGAGCCGGGGGAAACAGAGCGGTTCCCCGCAGAAGAAATTGCAGTTTTATGTACCGGAAGTCAGGGAGAGCCGATGGCCGCATTGTCACGTTTAGCCAATTCCCTGCATCCCAAAATCGAAATTTTGCCTGGTGATACGGTCATCATTGCTGCGGGAGCCATACCGGGGAATGAGCGAAACCTTTCCCAGGTCATTGATAATTTGTATGTGCTGGGTGCCCAGGTTATTTATGGATCAGGCAGCTCCACGGGAATGCACGTATCCGGTCATGGCAGCCAGGAAGAATTAAAATTAATGATGACCCTGATGAAACCTGAGTATTTGATTCCCATACACGGTGAATTCAGGATGTTGTATCAGCATCGTCAGCTAGCGGAGTCTGTGGGGATTCCGATGGAGAATGTATTTATCGTCCATAACGGTGACACTGTTCAAATCGAAGAGGGAAGAGCATCCCTGGGGCCCAAAGTATCAGCCGGCAATAGCTTGGTAGACGGGTTGGTAACAGGGGACGTAGGTAATATTGTACTACGAGACCGTAAAAAGCTTTCTTCAGACGGAATGCTGATTATTGTGATGACGTTGAGCAAAAATGAGAAACAAATGCTCGCAACGCCAGAGGTCATTTCAAGAGGCTTTGTATATGTTAAGGATTCCGAAGAGCTCATGAGTCAGATCCACGACACGATTATGTCCACAGTGAACGAGTTAACAGAAATTGAAATGAGTCAGTGGGGACTGATTAAGCAGATGTTAAAAGATGATGTTGGCCGGTTTATTTACAGTCAGACGAAGAGAAGACCCATGATTTTACCTATCATTATTGAGGTATAGAATAGCGGCAAATGTCAAAACAAGATAGAGCTTGTTCAATACGCGATTACTCAAAAAAAGACTTAAATCAGCAATATGACTGATTTAAGTCTTTTTGATTTCCTTCCTACTTTTCCTATAAGAATGCGGATGTAATGGCGGTTTGCAGCGCAGCGGAGGATTTGAATCTGGAGAAGCAACAGCGATCGTAAGATCAAAGCCTACGCGTAGTGCCTCCCACTCCTACAGCATCTCGTTATTAGCCGCTTGGGTTCCTGCTGTATGCCCTGTCGTAAACGCCGCTGTAATATTATAACCACCTGTGTAACCGTGAATATCGAGAATCTCACCGCAGAAGAACAATCCAGGCATCAGCTTGGACTCCATCGTTTTCGGATTAATTTCCTTCAAATTCACACCGCCCCCGGTAACAAATGCTTCCTTTAGAGAGAGCGTACCGTTCACACGGATTGGAAACGCCTTAATGTGATGAGCAAGTTCTTGCCATTGCTGCTTGGGAATATGATCATAGGTCAAATCCTCACGCAGTTCGGCTTGCTGGAGCAACAATGGAATCAAGCGTTCCGGTAAATAAGGCTTAAGCACATTTTTGATCGCTTTTTTAGCATCGACCGATGCCAATTCCAGCGTCTCACGGTAGACTTCATCGGCATGTTTGTGAGGCTGTAAATCCAGAGTCAACAACACCGTGTTTACCTTATCCTTTTTCATTCCCTTGACGACAAACTGACTGCACCGCAAAGCAGTTGGGCCAGATAGACCGAAATGTGTAAAAATCATATCTCCTTCATGGACGACAACTTTCTTTTGCTTCGCATTCCATACGGTCAGACTGATATCGCGTAAGGATAGTCCCTGAAGCTCTTTCGTCTGGATGAACGTCTCGCCTGAGGTCAACGGCACCTCTGTTGGGTACAGTTCCGTAATCGTATGCCCTGCTTGTTCTGCCCATGCATAGCCGTCACCTTCCGAGCCTGTATGCGGGACGGATTTGCCGCCAACGGCTACAATGACATTACGGCTATGTAGGATTTCACCGGAACGCAGCCGCACCCCAGCCGTATGGCCTTCATTGTAAATAACCTCTTGAACAGGACAGCTTGTCCGAATCTCGACTCCTTGAGAGCGTACCTTGTTGATCAAAGCATCGACAACTGTTTTGGCTTTGTCCGTCACTGGAAACATACGCCCATTGTCTTCTTCCTTTAAGGCTATACCCAGCTGTTCAAAAAAGGCGATGATATCCCGATTGCCGAAAGCCGCCAGTGCACTGTGCAGAAAACGGCCATTGCCGGGAATGTGCCGAATGAGTTCGTCCAGCTCTTTGGCATTCGTGACATTGCAACGGCCTCCACCAGAGATCCCCAGCTTTCGCCCGAGCTTATTTCCTTTTTCAAGCAAAAGCACCTTGGCGCCCTCACCGCTGGCAGCGGCAGCAGCCATTAATCCGGCTGAGCCGCCTCCGATCACAATAACGTCGTAAGTCATAAACCTCTTCCTTTTCGTCGACAAATTTTCAAAAAATTCAGAATGGTGTAACCGATTTTTCATCATATCGTAATACCGTCGCTTCGGATAGCCTTAGAGCACAGTAAACACGTATATATTTCAATTTGCAGGAATTTAAAACGCGTAAAAACGTTCCTGTTATATACATCTAGTATTTAGCAGATTTTGTCGTTCTACACCGGGATTTTAACACATATATTGTAATATATTGTAGCCTGTGCTTTAATTCAACTAACGGCGTCAAGGAAAGATGATGAGGGGGAGAAGTCCTTGTTAATTGCGTTGAAGGAAAGTGTGCTCCAAGTTCTCCTTGCCGTTATATCGGCGGGTTTTTTCTCTATATTAACGGATTATGGGGATAAGAAAAAGGTTTGGGGCGGCAATCTGCTTCCTGGACCCAATCAAGGAATACTGTATCTGTGTTGCTTGCCAGCCATATTGCTATGTACACTCTTTCAATATCAGTCTCCGTATGGTCTACCTTCCAATCTCGGTATTATTCCCCTTGCTGTTGGCATCATGTACGGTAGACGTCGCACTGCCTTCGTGCTCGCCGCTTCCGCACTGATGGGTGTCCTGATTATAGCCCAGTCGACAGAAATGTCCCCGATGTATGTGGGTACGGGTTTTATTCTTTTTCCTTTTATGCTGCTGCATGTCAAGTTTTTTCAAAGAGGAACCTTGGTGGACAAAAAACTCCTAATCTCCGCATATGTTGTGGCTGATATGCTGTTTAAGGCGATATTTCCGCTACTGTGGGGCAAACAGGATATTTCGGTATACATTCCTGACTTACTTACAACGTTCTGGAATATTGGTGCAGGTGTGCTGGCAAGTTTTACGGTCGTGAGTCTGATGCATAATGCCTTTGAGAAGCTGGCGCTGCGGCGTGATGTGACTGAATTTACGAGCAAATACTTAATTGAAGTGGATAAGCTGCGTCAAGTTATGGATTTGATGCCGTTATCTCTTGTTACTCTGGACAGCGAAGAACGAGTTATACATATGAACAAAACGATGCTGGAACTCTACCAGGACTTCGATCCCTACATTACACTGCCTGAGGTGGTAGGCCGTCCATTGACCTCGTTATATGGTTTTAGCGCTTTGCCTGTGGTTAACGAACGAGTTGCAAAAGCGTTGCAAGGAGAGGCGGGTGCTGATTTTATAAATGTTACTCCCAAAGTATTCTTCTCAAGTTTCCTTCCTATTCGGGATAAACACGTAAACCAAACGACAGGCGTCATTATCGCCTTGCAAGATATTACAGAGCTGGAGACGCTGCGCAGTGAGCTAGGCAATTTCGAGAGGCTCAGTCTGGTCGGACAGATGGCAGCGGGCATTACTCATGAAATACGTAATCCGATGGCGGTTGTGCGTGGTTTTTTACAGCTTATGCGTGAGAAAAGTCCAGAATCTCTCAACCATTACTACCGTATTGTGATGGAGGAACTTGACCGGGCGAACGGAATTATTAACGATTTCCTTTCACTGGCCCAGAATCGGATTGTCGAGAAGGAGCAATGTCATCTGCATGATATTATTCGCGAACTGACGCCTTTATTGTGGGCAGATGCGAATCTGAGGGGGCAGACGATTGAGCTAAAGCTGGAGGAGCATGTGACGATGCTGCATTTGAACCCTAAGGAAATGAAGCAGTTGCTGCTTAATTTATCACGTAATGCGATGGAAGCTATGGGAGAAAAGGGGGTGTTGACCATTTCGACTCATGAGGAAGGGGATTTCGTGGAACTCGAAGTAAAGGACACAGGTCCGGGAATTCCGCAAAAACAGCTTGAAAAGCTGTTCCAACCTTTTTACACCACCAAAACGAAAGGTACAGGTTTGGGGCTGGCCTTATGTCAAAGTATAGTGGAGCGTCATCACGGTACGATTGCCGTAGACTCGGTGGAGGGAATGGGCACGCAGTTTAAAGTCCGATTGCGCAGAACCGTCCCGACTTACCGGGATCACGCTGAACCTTCTGTCATAAATTCGATACAGAAATAATCGTGCAAATATATAGCCGGATTTTTGCAAATTACGTGAAAAAGATTGTATAATGAAGTTTAGATGTCCATGCCTTTACTACGGCAAAGGATGAAATTAAAAACGTAGTATACATGATTTTTGGAAAAGGAGTGAAAGAATATGTCTATGTCTTTCGATCAATATATGAGAGATTCAGTTCAGCCAATGCGCGATGAACTGACGAATCTTGGGATTCAGGAACTGCGTACTTCTGAAGATGTGGAGGCCAAGCTTCCTAATGCTAAAGGGACAGTGTTGGTTGTTGTGAACTCGGTATGTGGTTGTGCCGCAGGCCAATGCCGCCCGGGTGTGGCTGAAGCGCTGAAGCATGATCTTACGCCAGATCATCTGTATTCGGTTTTTGCCGGACAGGACAAGGAAGCAACGGCAAAGGCTCGCGAATTTTTCGCACCTTACCCACCGTCATCCCCTTCTATCGCGCTGTTGAAAGACGGCGAACTGGTTCACTTCATCGAGCGTCATCAGGTGGAGGATCGTTCGGCAGATCAGATCGCTGCTGATTTGACCAGTGCATTTGATCGTTTTTGCCGGTAAGACTGCTCAAGCTATGCCCCGCATTTTTCGCCTGCGAAACTTGCCGGGGCTTTTGCATGTTGGCTTGTGAAGGAAATTCCTAAAAAAGAGGTGCTTATCTGATGAGTTTGCAGGAACAGATTATTGCTGAATTGGGAGTACAGCCTACGATTAACGTAGAGGCGGAGGTCCGTAAGCGTGTGGATTTCCTCAAGTCGTATGTTACGAAAACGGGAAGCAAAGGGCTGTTGATCGCCATCAGTGGCGGGATTGATAGTGCCGTAGCAGCCGCTTTGTGCAAGCGGGCTACAGATGAATTGACGCAGGAACAAGGGGACGAATACAAAACACTGGGTGTATTCCAGCCATACGGCCAACAGGAAGATATCGAGCATAGCTACGCGGTAGCCAAAGCGTTCGACCTGAAATATGCTGGGGAAACGAACATTAAGGAAGCCGTGGATAAGGTTGCCGTGGAAGTAGAGCATACGTTAAAGGATATCGGTCTAGAGCGTTCTATTACTCCGCAAGTGAGAGGGAATGTAAAGGCAAGAACACGTATGGTGGTTCAGTACGCACTCGCGAATGAGCTGAATCTGCTCGTCGTTGGCACAGATCACGCTTCAGAAGCTATCACAGGCTTTTATACCAAATGGGGCGATGGTGCGGTTGATATTACGCCACTTAGCACGCTCAACAAACGTCAGGTGCGCTTGCTCGCTAGCTATCTTGGAGTCCCGCAGGCCATTTTGGACAAAGCGCCTACAGCAGGATTGTGGGAAGGCCAGACGGATGAAAAAGAACTGGGGATCTCCTACGAAGCAAACAGCGACTACCTGGAAGGCAAGGAAATTGACCCGGCGGCACGCGAAAAGCTGGAAAGCTTCTTTACACGTACAGCGCATAAGCGGACAAGCATCCCAGGAGTGTAAGCATTAATCATTATGGAATTGTAAAATCCTGAAGTAAATAAATGCGGCGATCCGCCCGGCGGATCGCCGTTTGTATTGAAGGGGCAATAATTTAATTGGTGATCCACTCAATGAAGCGGCGGGTTTCAGTAATCGCTTGATCCAGTGGAAGGCTACCTCCCTGGAATGGATGAACGGTATTAAAGGTATGATTGCCGCCTTGAATTTGTACCCATTCGATGTCGGGACGAACGGATGTGAGCAGGGCAGAGCCTTCCCGTAGACGTTTGGAATCTTCGGTTCCCTGGATCAGTACAGCTGGGAGCTGGCTGTTGGCAAGTCTGTCTACAATGGCAAAACGCTGGCGATTTTGTTCCAAGTCTTCCAGAATGACAGCATCCAGCGGAAGCTGTTGTGCTGTTCTAGCGTTCTCCACATAGCTGCGCCCCTTGGCGCGCATTTCTTCTTTTTGCGGTAAAGTAAACAAATCAAGATCTGTCACGCCATTCCATGAAATGACGCCAGCAATCTCGCCGGGATGATCTAGAGCATATACAAAGCAGCTTCCCGCGCCTCGGCTATGTCCTAACAGAAACAACGGCAATTCTCTGAACTCATGACGTGCTCTCAGATTGGACAGCAATAGTTCCAAATCCTCTTGTTCGCGGCTATAGGTGTTGCGTGCGAACTTTTCCAGCTCGGTAAAATTCTCTAGATCCTCACCTATGCCATTATGTGAAAAGTTGAAGGTCACAACATGGTTATCCATACTCAATGCTTCTGCTATATAGGGGAACATGCCCCAATCCTTAAATCCTTTGTAGCCGTGAGCGATGATGAGCAGGCTTTTGGCTGTATTTTTAGCGGGAAACCAGGAAGCCCGGATCACCGCATCTGTTCCTGCTTCGGTACCTGCTTCAACAATAATGGTTTCTGACATCCTATCCTTCCTTTCAACGGAAATTTTTTAAAATGGGCATATGAGCTGAATTTCAAAACATTCACCTATAGCCTTTCTTATTTTAACATATTTTGGTGTCGCTTTTACGCCTTTGTGACTCGCCAGGGTGTGGAAGCACTGTTACAATAGATCCAGTAAAGTAAAAAGGACGGGGAATACCCAAATGATCTACGGAATTGGACATGATGTGCTGGAAATAAGCCGTATGGCTCATATTTTGGCAGGTAAATATGCAGATGCGTTTTTGAATCGGGTGCTGACCCCAGCAGAACGTGAGCTTGCTGTGGAACGCAAGGGTAGACTAACGGAGTTCGTAGCAGGGCGCTTTGCCGCCAAGGAAGCGATAACGAAAGCCTTCGGTTGCGGAATTGGGCAAATTATCGGGTTCGGCGATATGGATATTTTACCGGAACCTGGGGGGAAGCCAGCCGTTTATTTGTCTTCATCCGCATGGGATAGACTGAGATTGCCGTCTACAGGTGACTCGAATTACAGCATTCACTTGAGTATTACACATCAGCCTAACATTGCCTCTGCTTTTGTGATTGTCGAATATAAGGAGATGTGATGTGATGACTACAAATACATTGGAACAAAAGCGTTATTTCAGCTTTGAACTGTTGAATTGGTATACACGTAACAAACGCGATTTGCCGTGGCGCCGCCATCGGAATCCTTTTTATATCTGGATCTCGGAAATTATGCTTCAGCAGACGCGTGTGGATACGGTCATTCCGTATTTTAATCGCTTTATTGCACGTTTTCCTACAATTGAAGCGTTGGCGGAAGCACCCGAGGAGGATGTGCTTAAGCTGTGGGAAGGGCTGGGTTATTATTCGCGGGCTCGGAATTTGCAAACGGCGGCAAAACAAGTAGTTGAGCTTCACGGCGGGCAGGTGCCGGATGATACACAGGCTGTCGCTGCACTGAAAGGAGTAGGCCCGTATACGACGGGGGCGATTATGAGTATCGCCTTCAATCGACCAGAGCCTGCTGTGGACGGGAATGTGATGCGTGTGCTGTCGCGTTATTTTCTCATTGAAGAGGATATTATGAAGGGCAGCACGCGGGCGCATATGGAAAGTCTGGTACGGGAGCTGATCCCCGAAGGAAGGGCTTCTGATTTTAATCAGGCTCTGATGGAGCTGGGGGCGCTGGTCTGCACGCCGAAGTCGCCTCATTGTCTGACCTGCCCGGTCATGGAGCATTGCTCGGGCAGGTTGGCAGGTCGCGAGGAGACGCTGCCAGTCAAGACCAAGGCGAAGCCGCCGCGGCTGGAGCCGCGTTCCGTAGCCCTCATCGAGGGCAGCGGAGCGAACGCAGGCCGCCTGCTCGTACGGCAGCGCCCGGCCAAGGGCCTGTTGGCCCGCATGTGGGAGCTGCCGCATGAGCTTGCCAGGCCGGAGGGCTACAACGGCCCGGTGCCGGATGAGCCCGCCATGGACCATTTGGCGGCTCATTTGCTGGCAGAGGGCGTGCTTGCGCGCCCGGTGCGGTTTGTACGTGAGGCGGAGCACACGTTCAGCCACATTCACTGGAACCTGCGTGTGTTCCAGTGTGAAGAGGTCGCCGTCCCTGCCGGGGAGGCGGGAGGACATCCGCTGGCTGCCGAACAGCGGGCCAGCTACAGCACCGAAGCGAAGCCGGGTGCGTTGATTGCGCTGGCTGAGCAGGCGGAGCACGCGCATAATGCGCTGCCAGCGGGGTACCGCTGGATCAGCGAAGCGGATATGGCCACCTTGGCGTTTCCCAAGGTGTTCCTCGATCTGATCACCGAGTATTATGCGAAGCAAAAAGAGAACTAATTAAGAGAACATGCAGTTAATAAAATAGCGGCAGTATGGACATGAGGTTGATCCATGCTGCCGCTATTTTTCTGTTTTTGGAATGAATATGCCTAATTTAGTTGCGAACGAAGTGTGTTATTTTTGGGGGTTTTTTCGGTATTCGGATGGAGTCACCTTGTTGACCGTTTTGAACATTTTGGAGAATAGGAGTACATCTTTATACCCTACAGACCGAGCGATATCCCCGATTTTAAGGGAAGTATTTCTTAATAGGGAGCACGATTTTTCAATCCTCAAATGCAATAAAAATTCCTGTGGTGACTTATTTAGTTGCTGTTTAAATAAACGATGCAAATACGAACGGTCAATTGAAATGTACTTGGCAATGTCGCTTACGGTAATGAAGTGTGAATAGTTTTGTTGAATGAAGAGAAGCGCTTCTTTAATATACCGCTGCTGTCTTACCTCAGGGTTGACTTCCTGATTAGGGTAATGTTCAAACATCAGATACAGAAATTCATACAGCTTGGATGCAAGCAGCAGGTCTTTGTTGGATTTCAGTGTAGAAGAAACGACGATACTCTCCATACAGCGGGCAAGGCTGCCCTCTGCTTCAAACCGGAAAATGGGATTGTCCCTATTGATACAGGTCCGGCTTAGATATTCTTTTGCTTGCATCCCATTAAAACCAATCCAGGCATATTCCCATGGGTCGACTTCATCCGCTTCGTAGTAAATTAAAACCTTCGGCTCAATAAAGAAAGCATCGTTTTTCTCCAAATGATAGATTTTATCGTTGACTTTAAAGATCCCTTTTCCTTTTAAAATATAATGCACCATATACCCGCTTCGAATGGCTGGCCCATAAGAGTGCTTGCTGGTACAGCTTTCTTTGCCACATGTGTATAAATTGAGGTCCAGGTTGTTATAGGAATGATTGGAAAAGTGTGAACTCATTTGTTTTCACCCCTTAATTCATCTCTGCATATTATCACACCGTTTCATATAGAGTCTACATTATTCCATATAATTATTGAAACTATTCAATTATTATTAGGATGTAAACAATGAGTAAACAACATAATTTATACTTTTTGGAAATCGTATTATTGGCTCTATAAGGGGGTTGCTATGGCTATACACATCGATAAAGAGAAGCTTTTATTCCATTTACAAGGCAGCAATACGAGTTATGTCATGCAGGTTATACGAGATGGTTATTTAGCCCATCTGTATTGGGGAAAGAAAATTCAGAACTATCGGGGAAGCAATAAAATCATCTTTATGGATAGAGGATTTTCACCCAATCCCGATGGCTCGGATCGAGCCTTTTCACTGGATACTATCCCGCAAGAATATCCGTCATTTGGAAATAGTGATTTCAGGATTCCTGCGTATCAGCTTCAATTGGAGAATGGTTCTACAGTGACAGACTTTCGCTATAAAGAACATCGGGTTTACCAAGGCAAACCAAAATTGAAAGGGCTTCCTTCTACTTATGCAGAGGATGATGGCGAAGTAGAAACTCTGGAAATCGTCCTTGAAGACCCATTAATTAATGTAAAGGTTGTACTATCCTATAGCCTATATCAAAAGCGGGATGTCATTACCCGTTCAGTCCGTTTCGATAATGAAGGTCGGCAGCAGCTAAAACTGCTTAAAGCGTTAAGTGCTAGTGTGGATTTTCGTGATGATGAAT
This window contains:
- the acpS gene encoding holo-ACP synthase, whose amino-acid sequence is MIYGIGHDVLEISRMAHILAGKYADAFLNRVLTPAERELAVERKGRLTEFVAGRFAAKEAITKAFGCGIGQIIGFGDMDILPEPGGKPAVYLSSSAWDRLRLPSTGDSNYSIHLSITHQPNIASAFVIVEYKEM
- a CDS encoding NAD(P)/FAD-dependent oxidoreductase; this encodes MTYDVIVIGGGSAGLMAAAAASGEGAKVLLLEKGNKLGRKLGISGGGRCNVTNAKELDELIRHIPGNGRFLHSALAAFGNRDIIAFFEQLGIALKEEDNGRMFPVTDKAKTVVDALINKVRSQGVEIRTSCPVQEVIYNEGHTAGVRLRSGEILHSRNVIVAVGGKSVPHTGSEGDGYAWAEQAGHTITELYPTEVPLTSGETFIQTKELQGLSLRDISLTVWNAKQKKVVVHEGDMIFTHFGLSGPTALRCSQFVVKGMKKDKVNTVLLTLDLQPHKHADEVYRETLELASVDAKKAIKNVLKPYLPERLIPLLLQQAELREDLTYDHIPKQQWQELAHHIKAFPIRVNGTLSLKEAFVTGGGVNLKEINPKTMESKLMPGLFFCGEILDIHGYTGGYNITAAFTTGHTAGTQAANNEML
- a CDS encoding AraC family transcriptional regulator, which produces MSSHFSNHSYNNLDLNLYTCGKESCTSKHSYGPAIRSGYMVHYILKGKGIFKVNDKIYHLEKNDAFFIEPKVLIYYEADEVDPWEYAWIGFNGMQAKEYLSRTCINRDNPIFRFEAEGSLARCMESIVVSSTLKSNKDLLLASKLYEFLYLMFEHYPNQEVNPEVRQQRYIKEALLFIQQNYSHFITVSDIAKYISIDRSYLHRLFKQQLNKSPQEFLLHLRIEKSCSLLRNTSLKIGDIARSVGYKDVLLFSKMFKTVNKVTPSEYRKNPQK
- a CDS encoding alpha/beta hydrolase family protein — encoded protein: MSETIIVEAGTEAGTDAVIRASWFPAKNTAKSLLIIAHGYKGFKDWGMFPYIAEALSMDNHVVTFNFSHNGIGEDLENFTELEKFARNTYSREQEDLELLLSNLRARHEFRELPLFLLGHSRGAGSCFVYALDHPGEIAGVISWNGVTDLDLFTLPQKEEMRAKGRSYVENARTAQQLPLDAVILEDLEQNRQRFAIVDRLANSQLPAVLIQGTEDSKRLREGSALLTSVRPDIEWVQIQGGNHTFNTVHPFQGGSLPLDQAITETRRFIEWITN
- the nadE gene encoding ammonia-dependent NAD(+) synthetase; protein product: MSLQEQIIAELGVQPTINVEAEVRKRVDFLKSYVTKTGSKGLLIAISGGIDSAVAAALCKRATDELTQEQGDEYKTLGVFQPYGQQEDIEHSYAVAKAFDLKYAGETNIKEAVDKVAVEVEHTLKDIGLERSITPQVRGNVKARTRMVVQYALANELNLLVVGTDHASEAITGFYTKWGDGAVDITPLSTLNKRQVRLLASYLGVPQAILDKAPTAGLWEGQTDEKELGISYEANSDYLEGKEIDPAAREKLESFFTRTAHKRTSIPGV
- a CDS encoding two-component system sensor histidine kinase NtrB, producing MLIALKESVLQVLLAVISAGFFSILTDYGDKKKVWGGNLLPGPNQGILYLCCLPAILLCTLFQYQSPYGLPSNLGIIPLAVGIMYGRRRTAFVLAASALMGVLIIAQSTEMSPMYVGTGFILFPFMLLHVKFFQRGTLVDKKLLISAYVVADMLFKAIFPLLWGKQDISVYIPDLLTTFWNIGAGVLASFTVVSLMHNAFEKLALRRDVTEFTSKYLIEVDKLRQVMDLMPLSLVTLDSEERVIHMNKTMLELYQDFDPYITLPEVVGRPLTSLYGFSALPVVNERVAKALQGEAGADFINVTPKVFFSSFLPIRDKHVNQTTGVIIALQDITELETLRSELGNFERLSLVGQMAAGITHEIRNPMAVVRGFLQLMREKSPESLNHYYRIVMEELDRANGIINDFLSLAQNRIVEKEQCHLHDIIRELTPLLWADANLRGQTIELKLEEHVTMLHLNPKEMKQLLLNLSRNAMEAMGEKGVLTISTHEEGDFVELEVKDTGPGIPQKQLEKLFQPFYTTKTKGTGLGLALCQSIVERHHGTIAVDSVEGMGTQFKVRLRRTVPTYRDHAEPSVINSIQK
- a CDS encoding ribonuclease J — protein: MHADNRLLVAALGGVNEIGKNMYFIQYDQDIVVIDCGSKFPDENLPGIDLIVPDVTYLLENQDKVRALIVTHGHEDHIGGIPYLLKQINMPVFGTKLTIELIKIKLREHNLLRDAELHLIDADSTVQAGTIQASFFTTVHSIPDCLGVFFQTPEGNVVHTGDFKFDMSPVSGPFPDLHRMAEIGKKGVKVLLSESTNAERPGFTPSERLVGGHILDAFARAKQQVFISTFASNVNRVQQVIDAAVETGRKLVLLGRSMVNVVSVAKELGFLHMPEDLLIEPGETERFPAEEIAVLCTGSQGEPMAALSRLANSLHPKIEILPGDTVIIAAGAIPGNERNLSQVIDNLYVLGAQVIYGSGSSTGMHVSGHGSQEELKLMMTLMKPEYLIPIHGEFRMLYQHRQLAESVGIPMENVFIVHNGDTVQIEEGRASLGPKVSAGNSLVDGLVTGDVGNIVLRDRKKLSSDGMLIIVMTLSKNEKQMLATPEVISRGFVYVKDSEELMSQIHDTIMSTVNELTEIEMSQWGLIKQMLKDDVGRFIYSQTKRRPMILPIIIEV
- the mutY gene encoding A/G-specific adenine glycosylase translates to MTTNTLEQKRYFSFELLNWYTRNKRDLPWRRHRNPFYIWISEIMLQQTRVDTVIPYFNRFIARFPTIEALAEAPEEDVLKLWEGLGYYSRARNLQTAAKQVVELHGGQVPDDTQAVAALKGVGPYTTGAIMSIAFNRPEPAVDGNVMRVLSRYFLIEEDIMKGSTRAHMESLVRELIPEGRASDFNQALMELGALVCTPKSPHCLTCPVMEHCSGRLAGREETLPVKTKAKPPRLEPRSVALIEGSGANAGRLLVRQRPAKGLLARMWELPHELARPEGYNGPVPDEPAMDHLAAHLLAEGVLARPVRFVREAEHTFSHIHWNLRVFQCEEVAVPAGEAGGHPLAAEQRASYSTEAKPGALIALAEQAEHAHNALPAGYRWISEADMATLAFPKVFLDLITEYYAKQKEN
- a CDS encoding BrxA/BrxB family bacilliredoxin; this encodes MSMSFDQYMRDSVQPMRDELTNLGIQELRTSEDVEAKLPNAKGTVLVVVNSVCGCAAGQCRPGVAEALKHDLTPDHLYSVFAGQDKEATAKAREFFAPYPPSSPSIALLKDGELVHFIERHQVEDRSADQIAADLTSAFDRFCR